A genome region from Wielerella bovis includes the following:
- the speD gene encoding adenosylmethionine decarboxylase, producing MSDYRPSAHGLLDLYGCPADILRDAVALEQALRQAAHNAQATILSAHFHTFGGHGGVTGVVLLAESHITIHTWAEHGFAAVDVFLCGSLQPQIAAQSIQAALSAQTAQWREYPRGENLFQAA from the coding sequence ATGAGTGATTATCGTCCCAGCGCACATGGTTTGCTGGATTTATACGGTTGTCCTGCGGATATTTTGCGTGATGCGGTTGCATTGGAACAAGCTTTGCGTCAAGCCGCCCATAATGCACAAGCTACGATTTTATCAGCACATTTTCATACTTTTGGTGGACATGGTGGCGTAACAGGTGTGGTATTGTTGGCAGAGTCGCACATCACTATCCACACTTGGGCGGAACATGGTTTTGCAGCTGTGGATGTGTTTTTATGTGGCAGCCTACAACCGCAAATTGCAGCGCAAAGCATTCAGGCTGCCTTATCTGCTCAAACGGCACAATGGCGTGAATATCCGCGTGGCGAGAATTTGTTTCAGGCAGCCTGA
- a CDS encoding YceI family protein — translation MKKIIAATVLAFAAVSATAASYEIDPKHTNARFMIDHFGTSSNVGGVYEIEGSMEFNPAKRIGSVDITLPLANLRSSSDAFTGHLKSADLFHADKFPEMRFQSTKFHFVGKKVVAVSGNLTLLGKTHPVKLRANKFNCYNSPMLKTEVCGGDFTTTIDRTKWGMDYLVSAGMSKKVRLDIQIEAAKNN, via the coding sequence ATGAAAAAAATCATCGCTGCAACCGTTTTGGCATTTGCCGCAGTCAGTGCAACCGCTGCATCATACGAAATTGACCCAAAACACACCAATGCTCGTTTTATGATTGACCATTTTGGTACATCAAGTAACGTAGGTGGCGTGTATGAAATTGAAGGTAGCATGGAATTTAATCCAGCTAAACGTATAGGTAGTGTGGACATCACTTTACCATTGGCAAACTTGCGCAGTAGTTCTGATGCGTTTACGGGACATTTGAAATCTGCGGATTTGTTCCATGCCGACAAATTCCCAGAAATGCGTTTTCAATCTACCAAATTTCATTTTGTTGGTAAAAAAGTGGTAGCGGTAAGCGGTAATCTAACTTTGTTGGGTAAAACGCATCCTGTAAAATTGCGCGCCAACAAATTTAACTGCTATAACAGTCCAATGTTGAAAACCGAAGTATGTGGTGGTGATTTCACAACCACGATTGACCGTACCAAATGGGGCATGGATTATTTGGTTAGCGCAGGAATGAGCAAAAAAGTACGCTTGGATATTCAAATTGAAGCTGCAAAAAATAATTGA
- a CDS encoding AmpG family muropeptide MFS transporter: MTSLSKSLHSYSDRRAIIMLLLGCAAGLPFPLIFGTLSIWLPEAGVERKLVTMFSWAGLGYSFKFLWAPLIDSLQLPLIGKLGKRRSWLLLAQLLIIAAIILMASINPAQQSLLSLMAASSVLLGFSAATQDIVIDAYRIEAAPNNPAMLSVMSSTYTMGYRIGMIVAGAGSLYLADWLGSSREHYVYDAWRSTYYFMAAFMAILLTLTIRCVREPEVNQQRPARLNAQENVRLLLMFVLFIIGFIFAFKQIGVMQPEKPTPIIALGWEIIRLSGSIAVGAVLAGIAIISKITPKHIAYQTCVEPIADFFTRYGKKALLLLTLIGLYRISDIVAGVVSNLFYSDLGFSKTEIGNAVKVFGVLMMILGGILGGVLAQRFNIMKMMMLGAILSAATNLLFVLLAMRGYDIAMLYLVVSIDNLAAGLASTIFVAFLSSLTNIQFSAMQYALFSSLMSLLPKTLGGYSGAIVEHIQYTGFFTFTAALGIPIVLLIVWTNKVLFHEK, translated from the coding sequence ATGACTTCCCTATCCAAATCCCTACACAGTTATTCAGACCGCCGCGCCATCATCATGCTGTTGCTCGGTTGTGCCGCAGGGCTACCGTTTCCTTTGATTTTCGGCACGCTTTCCATTTGGTTACCCGAAGCGGGCGTAGAACGCAAATTGGTAACCATGTTTAGCTGGGCAGGCTTGGGTTATTCCTTCAAATTTTTGTGGGCACCGTTGATTGATTCGCTGCAACTGCCCCTTATCGGTAAATTGGGCAAACGCCGCAGTTGGTTGCTGTTGGCGCAATTATTGATTATCGCCGCGATTATACTGATGGCGTCCATCAATCCCGCGCAACAATCGCTGTTATCACTTATGGCTGCATCTTCCGTGTTACTCGGTTTTTCCGCTGCCACGCAAGATATTGTGATTGATGCTTATCGCATTGAAGCCGCACCGAATAATCCTGCCATGTTATCTGTTATGTCATCCACCTACACTATGGGTTATCGTATCGGCATGATTGTCGCAGGCGCAGGTTCACTCTATTTAGCAGACTGGCTCGGTTCCAGCCGCGAGCATTATGTGTATGACGCATGGCGCAGCACCTATTATTTCATGGCAGCATTTATGGCGATTTTGCTCACGCTTACCATTCGGTGCGTGCGCGAACCAGAAGTCAATCAACAACGCCCAGCACGATTAAACGCGCAAGAAAATGTGCGTTTATTGCTGATGTTTGTGTTGTTTATTATTGGATTTATTTTTGCATTCAAACAAATTGGCGTCATGCAGCCTGAAAAACCCACACCTATTATCGCATTGGGCTGGGAAATCATCCGTTTATCGGGCTCTATCGCAGTGGGCGCTGTTTTAGCAGGCATCGCCATCATCAGCAAAATCACGCCCAAACACATTGCCTATCAAACTTGCGTAGAACCGATTGCCGATTTTTTTACCCGATACGGCAAAAAAGCCCTGCTGCTGCTTACCTTGATTGGTTTGTATCGCATATCTGACATTGTTGCAGGCGTGGTTTCCAATTTATTTTACAGTGATTTAGGATTTAGCAAAACCGAAATTGGCAACGCCGTTAAAGTATTTGGCGTATTGATGATGATTCTGGGTGGCATATTAGGCGGCGTATTAGCACAACGTTTCAATATCATGAAAATGATGATGCTGGGCGCAATTTTATCCGCCGCCACCAATTTATTATTTGTGTTATTGGCGATGCGAGGGTACGATATTGCTATGTTGTATCTTGTGGTTTCTATTGATAATTTAGCCGCAGGATTGGCATCTACTATTTTCGTAGCGTTCTTATCCTCGCTGACCAATATTCAATTTAGTGCAATGCAATACGCCCTATTCTCTTCTTTGATGAGTTTGCTGCCCAAAACACTGGGCGGCTATTCGGGTGCGATTGTGGAGCATATTCAATATACGGGATTTTTCACGTTTACCGCCGCGCTAGGCATTCCGATTGTGCTATTGATTGTGTGGACAAATAAAGTTTTGTTTCACGAAAAATAA
- the pepN gene encoding aminopeptidase N: protein MTQIVKYLKDYTAPTHLVPKTDLLFEIEDTHTYVTATLHIEPQTSTQGGLKLPGDAELISLAINGEKQPENAYQLDTANETLIIKNTPNIPFILTIETRVEPSKNKSFNGLYESGGNLYTQCEPEGFRKITFHPDRPDVMGEFTTEIRANADKFPVLLSNGNKIRSGSLNDGRHFAVWHDPHVKPTYLFALVAGDLALTSDFFITQSGRRVEIEFYTRAEDTPQVPFAIEALKNSMKWDETRFGLEYDLDIYMVVAVGDFNMGAMENKGLNIFNTKYVLADSRTATDADFEGVEAVIAHEYFHNWTGNRVTCRDWFQLSLKEGLTVFRDQEFSGDRASRAVRRIENVKLLRIHQFAEDASPMAHPVRPASYVEMNNFYTMTVYEKGAEVVRMYHTFLGEEGFQKGMKLYFERHDGQAVTCDDFRAAMADANGFDFEQFALWYSQAGTPTLKVSGSLKDGKYILNVKQSLPDTPDMPSSAKQPMMMPLSIAFFDEKGAKIAFRQPENDETRQEIVLTLNQTEQSFEFLIENANAVTPSLLRGFSAPVHLQFDYTNEQLALLLAHDDDEFARWEAGQTLFRRAIAENETALQNGNNPPEHTLLIHALRNILNDNDMDAAFKAMLLQVPAEAELWGERDNINPVLVAMAREALLDEIAHALHGELLANALNAREAENADKRGKEIEIYEYNPQDAGLRALQYACFPLIHRFDESATIEQVFEHYDEMARKNMTHEWGVLSSINSNASAKRDELLARFAAKFDDQALVMDKYFSLIACSRRADTLAQVQAALNHPRFALTNPNKVRALIGTFARNVPHFHALDGSGYAFVAEHIKKIDEFNPQVAAGLARAFNLLKRIEPQRQALMRGELEAIEALPNLSKDVREIVEKILA, encoded by the coding sequence ATGACCCAAATCGTCAAATATTTAAAAGACTACACCGCACCGACTCATCTTGTGCCCAAAACCGATTTATTGTTTGAAATTGAAGACACGCACACTTACGTAACCGCCACGCTGCACATTGAACCCCAAACCAGCACACAAGGCGGCCTGAAACTACCCGGCGATGCCGAGTTGATTTCATTGGCAATCAACGGCGAAAAGCAGCCTGAAAACGCATACCAATTAGATACCGCCAACGAAACACTCATCATCAAAAATACCCCGAATATTCCATTTATTTTAACGATTGAAACGCGCGTTGAGCCAAGCAAAAACAAATCTTTCAATGGTTTATACGAAAGTGGTGGCAATCTCTACACCCAATGCGAACCCGAAGGTTTCCGCAAAATCACATTCCACCCCGACCGCCCAGACGTGATGGGCGAATTCACCACAGAAATTCGCGCAAATGCCGACAAATTCCCCGTTTTGCTGTCAAATGGCAACAAAATCCGTTCAGGCAGCCTGAATGACGGGCGACATTTTGCCGTGTGGCACGACCCCCATGTGAAACCGACTTATTTATTTGCGCTGGTGGCAGGCGATTTGGCTTTGACATCGGATTTTTTCATCACACAAAGCGGTCGCCGCGTAGAAATTGAGTTCTACACCCGCGCCGAAGACACGCCACAAGTGCCATTCGCCATTGAAGCATTAAAAAATTCAATGAAATGGGACGAAACACGTTTCGGCTTGGAATACGATTTGGACATCTACATGGTCGTGGCGGTCGGCGATTTCAATATGGGCGCGATGGAAAACAAAGGCTTAAATATTTTCAATACCAAATACGTCCTTGCCGACAGCCGCACCGCCACAGACGCGGATTTTGAAGGTGTAGAAGCCGTGATTGCCCACGAATATTTCCACAACTGGACAGGCAACCGCGTAACCTGCCGCGATTGGTTCCAACTGTCGCTCAAAGAAGGCTTGACCGTGTTCCGCGACCAAGAATTTTCAGGCGACCGCGCCAGCCGTGCCGTGCGCCGCATTGAAAATGTGAAATTATTGAGAATACATCAATTTGCCGAAGACGCATCGCCAATGGCACACCCCGTCCGCCCAGCCAGCTATGTGGAAATGAACAATTTTTACACCATGACCGTGTACGAAAAAGGCGCGGAAGTTGTGCGGATGTACCACACTTTTTTGGGCGAAGAAGGTTTCCAAAAAGGCATGAAATTGTATTTTGAACGCCATGACGGTCAAGCCGTAACCTGCGATGATTTCCGCGCGGCAATGGCGGACGCAAATGGCTTTGATTTTGAACAATTTGCATTGTGGTATTCGCAAGCGGGTACGCCCACGCTCAAAGTTTCAGGCAGCCTGAAAGACGGCAAATACATTTTGAATGTGAAACAAAGTTTGCCCGACACGCCCGATATGCCGTCATCAGCGAAACAGCCGATGATGATGCCACTTTCTATCGCATTTTTTGATGAAAAAGGCGCAAAAATCGCTTTCAGGCAGCCTGAAAATGATGAAACACGCCAAGAAATCGTTTTGACGCTCAATCAAACCGAGCAATCATTTGAATTTTTGATTGAAAACGCGAATGCCGTTACACCGTCATTATTGCGTGGTTTTTCTGCGCCCGTGCATTTGCAATTTGATTATACAAATGAACAACTTGCCTTGTTGTTGGCGCACGATGACGATGAATTTGCGCGTTGGGAAGCGGGGCAAACTTTGTTCCGCCGCGCTATTGCCGAAAACGAAACCGCTTTGCAAAACGGCAATAATCCGCCCGAACATACTTTGTTAATCCATGCCTTGCGTAATATTTTGAATGACAATGACATGGACGCGGCATTCAAAGCCATGCTGTTGCAAGTGCCAGCCGAAGCCGAATTGTGGGGCGAGCGCGACAACATCAACCCCGTGCTGGTGGCGATGGCGCGTGAAGCCTTGTTGGACGAAATCGCCCACGCTTTGCATGGCGAATTGTTGGCGAATGCGCTCAATGCGCGTGAAGCGGAAAACGCGGACAAACGCGGCAAAGAAATTGAAATTTATGAATACAATCCGCAAGATGCAGGTTTACGCGCTTTGCAATATGCGTGTTTCCCATTGATTCATCGTTTTGATGAATCGGCAACCATTGAGCAAGTGTTTGAACATTATGATGAAATGGCGCGGAAAAACATGACCCACGAATGGGGCGTGTTGTCGTCCATCAACAGCAATGCGAGCGCGAAACGCGATGAATTATTGGCGCGATTTGCCGCGAAATTTGATGACCAAGCCCTTGTAATGGATAAATATTTCTCGCTGATTGCGTGCAGTCGCCGTGCGGACACTTTGGCGCAGGTTCAGGCTGCCTTAAATCATCCGCGTTTTGCGCTGACCAATCCAAATAAAGTTCGCGCTTTGATTGGCACGTTTGCGCGGAATGTGCCGCATTTTCATGCACTTGACGGTTCGGGTTACGCTTTTGTGGCGGAACACATCAAAAAAATTGATGAATTCAATCCGCAAGTGGCGGCAGGTTTGGCGCGCGCGTTTAATTTGCTGAAACGGATTGAGCCGCAACGTCAAGCCTTGATGCGTGGGGAATTGGAGGCGATTGAGGCATTGCCAAATTTATCCAAAGATGTGCGGGAGATTGTGGAAAAAATCTTGGCGTAA
- a CDS encoding type ISP restriction/modification enzyme, with translation METHQIVPIAYRPFDTRYTFFTGNSKGFHCMPRGNVMKHFVGKINLGLCLTKQFKSGSTYQHCLISETIMESGYVSNKTSEITSIFPLYVYPDNQSLNFSGSLQRQPNINETIVKKIAKIIKKDWGSDDFTPENLLDYIYAVLHSPNYRTKYAEMLKTNFPRIPYPENASEFFRLADLGKELRLWHTLKHDDCDMANFITEFNAENPDMTVDKLKYENETVFWSKTGSLKGVPQTVWEMYIGGYQPAQKWLKDRKGQTLTVADLEHYQKMILALSKTLEIMQQIDK, from the coding sequence CCAAATTGTGCCGATTGCCTACCGACCATTTGATACACGTTATACATTTTTCACAGGTAACAGCAAAGGTTTTCATTGTATGCCACGTGGTAATGTGATGAAACATTTTGTAGGAAAAATAAATTTAGGTTTATGCCTAACAAAACAATTTAAATCAGGCTCAACTTATCAGCATTGTTTAATTAGTGAAACTATCATGGAATCTGGTTATGTTTCCAATAAAACCAGTGAGATAACAAGTATTTTCCCTTTGTATGTGTACCCCGATAACCAATCCTTAAATTTTTCAGGCAGCCTGCAACGCCAGCCCAATATCAATGAAACCATTGTCAAAAAAATCGCCAAAATCATCAAAAAAGATTGGGGAAGTGATGATTTTACGCCTGAAAATTTATTGGACTACATTTATGCCGTATTACACAGCCCCAACTATCGGACAAAATACGCCGAAATGCTGAAAACCAATTTCCCACGCATTCCTTATCCCGAAAATGCAAGCGAATTTTTCCGTTTAGCAGATTTGGGCAAAGAATTGCGTTTGTGGCACACGCTCAAACACGATGATTGCGATATGGCAAATTTCATCACCGAATTTAACGCCGAAAATCCTGATATGACGGTGGATAAATTGAAATACGAAAATGAAACCGTGTTTTGGAGCAAAACAGGCAGCCTGAAAGGTGTGCCGCAAACCGTGTGGGAAATGTATATTGGCGGTTATCAGCCAGCGCAAAAATGGCTGAAAGACCGCAAAGGGCAAACGCTGACTGTGGCTGATTTAGAGCATTATCAAAAAATGATTTTGGCTTTATCCAAAACGCTGGAAATCATGCAACAGATTGATAAATAA